In the genome of Deinococcus deserti VCD115, one region contains:
- a CDS encoding response regulator, translated as MGDMPYTILVVDDEPAILTMLEVILSADGHRIVTANDGRAALEYLRDNTPDAMLLDIKLPHMDGFEICSRVKRISRLKNTPVLLLTAFDDDHTRDHARMVGADDVVYKPLSGKNLRGRITQLIAARRY; from the coding sequence ATGGGAGATATGCCGTACACCATTCTCGTCGTAGACGATGAACCTGCCATCCTGACCATGCTGGAGGTCATTCTGTCGGCAGACGGGCACCGGATTGTCACGGCGAACGACGGTCGGGCTGCGCTGGAGTACCTGAGGGACAACACTCCGGATGCCATGCTGCTGGACATCAAACTCCCACACATGGACGGCTTCGAGATCTGCTCGCGGGTCAAGCGAATCTCCAGGCTCAAAAACACCCCGGTGCTACTGCTGACGGCTTTTGACGACGATCATACCCGGGACCATGCCCGAATGGTCGGCGCGGACGATGTGGTGTACAAACCGCTGTCCGGCAAGAACCTGCGAGGACGCATAACACAGCTGATCGCGGCGCGGCGCTACTGA
- a CDS encoding cytochrome c biogenesis CcdA family protein, translated as MMSTGAPTLTVAFLAGLVSFLSPCVLPLVPSYLGAIGGTRAPLARALGFIAGFGLVFIALGATASTLGSVLAPHKILLGQVAGGLIVFFGLVMLGLIRVPLLMRDTRALAGAGSYSPVALGAAFAFGWSPCLGPALGSILGLAASSASLSSGVVLLAAYTLGLAVPFLLAALLWHRLNLRRLNRYSPVFEKVGGVVLVAMGLLMLSGEFTRLASFFFTIMPDWMRI; from the coding sequence ATGATGTCCACAGGCGCTCCGACGCTGACCGTGGCTTTTCTGGCAGGGCTGGTGTCGTTTCTCAGCCCGTGTGTGCTTCCGCTGGTGCCCAGTTATCTGGGTGCCATCGGTGGGACCCGGGCACCCCTGGCCAGAGCGCTCGGATTTATCGCGGGCTTCGGACTGGTGTTTATCGCTCTGGGGGCCACAGCCAGCACGTTAGGCTCGGTCCTGGCTCCTCACAAAATTCTGCTGGGACAGGTGGCCGGCGGTCTGATCGTCTTTTTTGGCCTGGTGATGCTGGGCCTGATCCGGGTGCCCCTGCTGATGCGTGACACCCGCGCCCTGGCAGGCGCAGGCAGCTACAGCCCAGTGGCCCTGGGCGCTGCTTTCGCCTTCGGCTGGAGCCCCTGCCTGGGACCGGCGCTGGGCAGCATCCTGGGTCTGGCCGCCAGCAGCGCCAGTCTCAGCAGCGGCGTGGTGCTGCTGGCGGCTTACACGCTGGGGCTGGCAGTGCCATTTCTGCTGGCGGCCCTGCTGTGGCACCGGCTGAACCTGCGGCGCCTGAACCGCTACTCCCCGGTGTTCGAGAAGGTGGGAGGTGTGGTGCTCGTGGCTATGGGGCTGCTGATGCTCAGCGGAGAATTTACGCGTCTGGCGTCGTTCTTCTTTACTATCATGCCGGACTGGATGCGTATTTGA
- a CDS encoding long-chain-fatty-acid--CoA ligase — MTPTLPLDRPWLSHYEAGVPHDFTPSDRTLPQVLERAASQFPDRVALEFLGAKTTYRQLLQDALRFASALQSLGVRPGERVAIMLPNCPQFVVAFYGTLLAGAVAVNTSPLYTPNELQHQLRDSSSETLVMLDAFFPRYQEIAGNVSVKRVIVTGIQDALPFPKNILYPIKARKDGTWVNVKAGGTVHGYKALLGRQAPRPQPVALRSQDLALLQYTGGTTGVPKGAMLTHRNLIANSEQSRAWMSDLKEGQEITLAAIPFFHVYGMTVAMNLSVLIGATIVLVPNPRDIPMVLAQIQASGATLFPGVPTLYNAINNHPDTPRFKLTSIRACISGSAPLMAETARRFREITGGANLVEGYGLTETSPVTHVNPIFGEQHEGSIGLPLPGVDALVMNNQEQPVAPGEIGELWVAGPQVMLGYWQKPEETAKTMREAYGRTWLLTGDMAVMDEDGYFRIVDRKKELIIAGGFNIYPREVEEVLMKHPAVLEAAAVGVPDTYRGESVHAVVVLKPGQQATEADVIAHCRTELSAYKVPRSVEFRSELPKTAVGKILRRQLASEACEARTV, encoded by the coding sequence ATGACCCCAACTCTTCCTTTAGACCGGCCCTGGCTTTCACACTACGAAGCAGGCGTTCCGCATGACTTCACGCCCAGCGACCGCACGCTGCCACAGGTGCTGGAGCGCGCCGCCAGCCAGTTTCCGGACCGGGTGGCCCTGGAATTTCTGGGAGCAAAGACCACCTACCGACAGCTGCTGCAAGACGCCCTGCGTTTTGCCAGCGCCCTGCAGTCTCTGGGTGTCAGGCCCGGGGAGCGGGTAGCGATTATGCTGCCCAATTGCCCGCAATTCGTGGTCGCCTTCTATGGAACGCTGCTGGCAGGTGCCGTGGCTGTCAACACCAGTCCGCTGTATACCCCGAACGAGCTGCAGCACCAGCTCCGGGACAGCAGCAGTGAAACACTGGTCATGCTGGACGCCTTTTTCCCGCGTTACCAGGAAATTGCCGGCAACGTCAGCGTCAAACGCGTGATCGTGACCGGGATTCAGGACGCCCTGCCGTTTCCCAAGAACATCCTGTATCCCATCAAGGCCCGCAAGGACGGCACCTGGGTCAATGTCAAGGCAGGCGGCACGGTGCATGGGTACAAGGCCCTGCTGGGCCGTCAGGCCCCGCGCCCGCAGCCAGTGGCCCTGCGCTCACAGGACCTCGCCCTGCTGCAGTACACCGGAGGAACCACCGGCGTGCCCAAGGGCGCCATGCTGACTCACCGCAATCTGATCGCCAACAGCGAGCAGTCCCGCGCCTGGATGAGCGATCTCAAAGAAGGCCAGGAGATCACGCTCGCGGCCATTCCGTTTTTCCACGTGTACGGCATGACGGTGGCCATGAACCTCAGCGTGCTGATCGGAGCGACCATCGTGCTGGTGCCAAACCCGCGTGACATTCCCATGGTGCTCGCGCAGATCCAGGCCAGCGGCGCGACGCTGTTTCCCGGCGTTCCCACCCTGTATAACGCCATCAACAACCATCCCGACACCCCCCGGTTCAAGTTGACGTCCATCCGCGCCTGTATCAGCGGCAGCGCTCCACTGATGGCTGAAACGGCGCGCAGGTTTCGGGAAATTACCGGGGGTGCCAATCTGGTTGAGGGCTATGGTCTGACCGAAACCAGTCCGGTGACCCACGTCAACCCGATTTTTGGCGAACAGCACGAGGGCAGCATCGGATTGCCGCTGCCGGGCGTGGACGCCCTGGTGATGAACAACCAGGAGCAGCCGGTGGCCCCCGGCGAGATTGGAGAGCTCTGGGTTGCCGGCCCACAGGTCATGCTGGGCTACTGGCAGAAGCCCGAGGAGACCGCCAAGACCATGCGTGAGGCTTACGGACGCACTTGGCTGCTGACCGGCGACATGGCGGTCATGGACGAGGACGGCTATTTCCGCATCGTGGACCGCAAGAAGGAACTGATCATCGCCGGCGGCTTCAACATCTATCCGCGTGAGGTCGAGGAAGTGCTGATGAAGCATCCGGCTGTGCTGGAAGCGGCAGCCGTGGGCGTTCCAGATACCTACCGTGGCGAGAGCGTGCATGCTGTGGTGGTGCTCAAGCCTGGTCAGCAGGCCACGGAGGCGGACGTGATCGCGCACTGCCGCACCGAGCTCAGTGCCTACAAGGTGCCGCGCAGCGTGGAGTTCCGCTCGGAACTGCCAAAGACTGCAGTCGGGAAGATCCTGCGCCGGCAGCTGGCCAGCGAAGCCTGTGAAGCACGCACGGTCTGA
- the lepB gene encoding signal peptidase I, protein MTRLDSATPPPRKHGPMQKLWKDFLEPIVFAVVITQFVATLVGVEGVSMMPNLRDRERVFVPKYETWLHKAGVGDFQRGDIVIFKPPRSAAERIPNLNRSALGLWTYRPFLIKRLIGLPGDRIAISGGEVTVNGVRLDSSWTTDYWRQQGCWDNQSDLAMQATSSRNGVVPDQPEFTVPAGSYFVMGDNRTPNGSEDSRLFGAVPQRDIAGRAAAVVWPIMRKTDARYDCTAERVASLTGENKLNLRMLTRPEAFQDLKTQLAK, encoded by the coding sequence ATGACCAGACTCGACTCGGCCACCCCTCCTCCCCGCAAGCACGGGCCCATGCAAAAGCTGTGGAAGGATTTTCTGGAACCCATCGTCTTTGCTGTGGTGATTACGCAGTTCGTGGCCACACTGGTCGGTGTCGAGGGCGTCAGCATGATGCCTAACCTGCGAGACCGCGAACGCGTGTTTGTCCCCAAATACGAGACCTGGCTGCACAAGGCCGGCGTCGGCGACTTCCAGCGCGGAGACATCGTGATTTTCAAGCCGCCTCGGTCCGCTGCTGAGCGCATCCCCAATCTGAACCGTAGTGCGCTGGGCCTGTGGACCTACCGTCCCTTTCTGATCAAGCGGCTGATCGGGTTACCCGGCGACCGCATTGCGATCTCGGGCGGCGAGGTCACCGTTAACGGGGTCCGGCTGGATTCGAGCTGGACCACCGACTACTGGCGCCAGCAGGGCTGCTGGGACAACCAGAGCGACCTGGCCATGCAGGCCACCTCCAGCCGCAACGGAGTGGTGCCCGATCAGCCGGAGTTCACGGTGCCCGCCGGCAGCTACTTTGTGATGGGGGACAACCGCACCCCCAACGGCAGCGAGGATTCGCGCCTGTTCGGTGCGGTGCCGCAGCGGGATATTGCCGGACGTGCCGCCGCCGTGGTCTGGCCGATCATGCGCAAGACCGATGCGCGGTACGACTGCACAGCCGAGCGCGTTGCCAGCCTGACCGGCGAGAACAAGCTCAACCTGCGCATGCTGACCCGCCCCGAAGCTTTCCAGGACCTTAAGACACAGCTCGCCAAGTAA
- a CDS encoding serine/threonine-protein kinase, which produces MPIAGQMIEGGLRLVRPLGRGSHSLVYFAVDSAGQPRVVKIFPAHLAAFANREEAHASRLDHPRLARVIGRTEVDGNPALIGTLARGEVMFTRYTQRPAAVHERRAFLLTLAHVLDGLAYLHENGLVHRDIKPENILVEPDGGAKLVDFDLAGPAFELLEVPTRFGTAAFQSPEASRGEPLGPESDLYGVGVLLGWGLHGALPDPEEPLPPIQDPLEGLYLSLIRFDRTRRPNDALWAREELLRLAGLPY; this is translated from the coding sequence ATGCCAATCGCGGGACAAATGATAGAGGGGGGCCTAAGACTGGTCCGTCCTCTCGGGCGGGGGTCACACAGCCTGGTGTACTTTGCTGTAGACAGTGCCGGCCAGCCTCGTGTCGTAAAAATCTTCCCCGCACATCTGGCGGCCTTTGCCAACCGTGAGGAAGCTCATGCCAGCCGTCTGGACCATCCCCGTCTGGCGCGGGTGATCGGCCGCACAGAAGTTGATGGAAACCCCGCCCTGATCGGCACCCTTGCACGAGGCGAGGTGATGTTTACCCGTTATACCCAGAGGCCGGCGGCAGTCCATGAGCGCCGCGCCTTTCTGTTGACGCTGGCGCATGTCCTGGATGGACTGGCCTACCTGCATGAGAATGGGCTGGTTCACCGTGACATCAAGCCTGAAAACATACTGGTAGAGCCCGACGGCGGCGCCAAACTCGTTGATTTTGACCTGGCTGGACCGGCATTTGAACTGCTGGAGGTGCCCACCAGGTTTGGGACGGCAGCCTTTCAGAGCCCTGAAGCGTCACGCGGCGAGCCGTTGGGCCCAGAGAGCGATCTGTATGGGGTCGGGGTGCTCCTGGGCTGGGGCCTGCATGGCGCGCTGCCCGACCCTGAAGAGCCACTCCCACCGATCCAGGATCCCCTGGAGGGCCTCTACCTGAGCCTGATCCGCTTCGACCGTACCAGGCGGCCCAACGACGCGCTGTGGGCCCGCGAAGAGCTGCTGCGCCTCGCAGGCCTGCCGTACTGA
- a CDS encoding ribokinase, whose product MSLLVVGSINVDITVRAERIPAPGETVLGQDAQLSPGGKGANQAVAAALAGAAVQMVGAVGQDAFQDVALAGLRRSGVDLGRVQLFNAPTGLALITVDPAAENAITVASGANALLGPAHLPERLDAFTHLLLQQELGPEVTLAAARQGHADGLHVVLNAAPARGADLELLRHVHLLVVNEHELAVLCGRDLKPEAAELETAARTLLVRGPDAVTVTLGAAGHLTVTANETLRFPAHPVTPVDTTGAGDTFCGVLAARLDHGEGLRAALRAAGVAASLACTRSGAQDAMPDWAEIRALLDA is encoded by the coding sequence GTGAGTCTGCTGGTTGTGGGGAGTATCAATGTAGATATCACTGTGCGGGCCGAGCGCATTCCGGCTCCCGGCGAGACCGTACTGGGTCAGGACGCCCAGCTGTCCCCCGGAGGAAAGGGCGCCAATCAGGCTGTGGCGGCAGCGCTGGCCGGTGCTGCTGTGCAGATGGTCGGCGCAGTCGGCCAGGACGCCTTTCAGGATGTGGCCCTGGCTGGTCTCAGACGCAGCGGGGTGGACCTGGGCAGAGTGCAGCTTTTCAACGCGCCTACAGGTCTTGCTCTTATTACGGTTGATCCAGCTGCGGAGAATGCCATCACAGTGGCCAGCGGTGCCAATGCCCTGCTGGGACCAGCCCACCTGCCTGAACGACTGGACGCCTTTACGCATCTGCTGCTGCAACAGGAGCTTGGACCGGAGGTAACGCTTGCGGCGGCGCGCCAGGGTCACGCAGACGGCCTGCACGTTGTGCTGAACGCGGCGCCTGCGCGAGGTGCAGACCTGGAACTGCTCCGCCATGTCCACCTTCTGGTTGTCAACGAACACGAACTGGCCGTGTTATGCGGGCGAGACCTGAAACCTGAAGCCGCCGAACTGGAAACTGCAGCCCGGACCCTGCTTGTCCGCGGACCAGATGCCGTGACGGTCACGCTGGGCGCGGCGGGTCACCTGACCGTGACAGCCAATGAAACACTGCGTTTCCCGGCGCATCCAGTGACCCCCGTGGACACCACCGGTGCAGGAGACACCTTCTGCGGGGTTCTCGCCGCCCGGCTGGATCACGGTGAAGGGCTGCGTGCGGCGCTGCGGGCAGCCGGGGTAGCAGCCAGTCTGGCCTGCACCCGTTCAGGAGCGCAGGATGCGATGCCGGACTGGGCAGAGATCCGGGCGCTGCTTGACGCCTGA
- a CDS encoding transglycosylase domain-containing protein, which translates to MIFLVRFLKFLTSFLLAALVAGMGVAAAYAGKWARELPDYRQLDNLTRSLGAETRVYARDNTPLGSLIPKIGEQAISRTLVTLDEISPFMISALISNEDRRFFEHYGLDPYGLLRQFRRLSQGENVQGGSTLTNQLVKNTLLLEEYNQARTPDRKLKEWMLSVQIERSFTKAEILQNYLNTIYWGDGGPVELYGIYSAAQAYFRTTPKALTLAQSAYLTALVPRAGRYFDYKTVRPIMKILLARMVEDKWITQAQADAAWQEKLQPRGWQITYDAAGNVSSAKLVDPSAKELKAVTSTRAPHFVRQVEQELVRHFGQDVVYGSGGLRVYTTLDPKLQNAVETASREARGLPPGATLAATIIDPYTGEVLGMVGQKLNGTQPPDDWNNAAQGQRQIGSTIKPLLYTTALSTGLRQDHREEDRPVSFPCPVGCKNGVYEPQNFEGATTYRNMTIREALDRSLNLVTVRLADRIGLETLFAKIRQLGIPPNDGTGLAAALGAVETTPIKMAAAYAPFVNGGSYRPPRYITRVTNARGEVLYDAANDPLRPVRVWSPQVAYLGLNMIEGVVNDLTPAQGGLASQAKFGDWPVAGKTGTSNGPKDFWFVGTTPLYTGAVWVGKQKGGEMPVNYYSGVVNAPIWRRMMEIAHTGRSVTQFTPPPGIVFDDAPDPGYLPGVKMAFLDPRYRDAADTATEAQAPAPTIYRETSYTQVNTDPRTVLISLDRTTNRLATEFTPPQNVVERRIYVEELPAYAPEEAPKPLADEQPDPDALKAARNEGGAPEAKTTPLSNEPADAPAPQSKPSTP; encoded by the coding sequence ATGATTTTCCTGGTGCGTTTTCTGAAATTCCTGACTTCTTTCCTGCTGGCTGCGCTGGTCGCAGGAATGGGAGTTGCCGCCGCGTACGCCGGAAAATGGGCCCGGGAACTCCCGGACTACCGGCAGCTCGACAACCTGACCCGCTCGCTGGGTGCGGAGACCAGGGTCTATGCCCGCGATAACACGCCGCTGGGCAGCCTGATTCCCAAAATCGGAGAGCAGGCCATCAGCCGCACGCTGGTCACACTCGATGAGATCAGCCCATTTATGATCTCGGCGCTGATCAGCAACGAGGACCGGCGCTTCTTCGAGCACTATGGGCTCGACCCGTACGGCCTGCTCCGGCAGTTCCGCCGGCTTTCGCAGGGCGAGAACGTGCAGGGCGGCTCGACGCTGACCAACCAGCTGGTCAAGAACACCCTGCTGCTGGAGGAGTACAACCAGGCCAGAACGCCCGACCGCAAGCTCAAGGAATGGATGCTCAGCGTTCAGATCGAGCGCTCGTTTACCAAAGCAGAGATTCTACAGAACTATCTCAATACTATTTATTGGGGTGACGGCGGCCCGGTGGAACTGTACGGCATCTACTCGGCGGCACAGGCCTACTTCCGGACCACGCCCAAGGCGCTGACCCTGGCACAGAGCGCCTACCTGACCGCGCTGGTGCCCCGTGCCGGGCGCTACTTCGATTACAAAACAGTGCGGCCCATCATGAAAATCCTGCTGGCCCGCATGGTGGAAGACAAGTGGATTACCCAGGCTCAGGCGGACGCCGCGTGGCAGGAAAAACTCCAGCCGCGCGGCTGGCAGATCACCTACGACGCGGCAGGCAACGTCAGCAGCGCCAAACTTGTGGATCCCTCGGCCAAGGAGCTCAAGGCCGTGACCTCGACCCGCGCGCCACACTTTGTCAGGCAGGTGGAGCAGGAACTGGTCCGGCACTTCGGGCAGGATGTGGTGTACGGCTCCGGTGGCCTGCGGGTGTACACCACCCTGGACCCCAAGCTGCAGAATGCCGTGGAAACGGCCAGCCGCGAGGCACGTGGCCTGCCGCCCGGCGCCACGCTGGCCGCGACCATCATCGATCCCTACACAGGTGAGGTGCTGGGCATGGTCGGACAGAAGCTCAATGGCACGCAGCCGCCAGACGACTGGAACAATGCCGCGCAGGGCCAGCGGCAGATCGGCTCGACCATCAAACCGCTCCTCTACACCACGGCCCTTTCCACCGGGCTGCGCCAGGACCACCGCGAGGAGGACCGCCCGGTATCCTTCCCGTGCCCTGTAGGCTGCAAGAACGGAGTGTACGAGCCCCAGAACTTTGAAGGGGCCACCACCTACCGCAACATGACCATCCGCGAGGCACTGGACCGTTCCCTGAACCTGGTGACGGTCCGGCTGGCTGACCGCATTGGCCTCGAAACCCTGTTTGCCAAGATCCGTCAGCTGGGCATTCCGCCGAACGACGGCACCGGGCTGGCGGCAGCACTGGGCGCGGTAGAGACCACCCCGATCAAGATGGCAGCCGCCTACGCCCCGTTCGTCAATGGGGGCAGCTACCGGCCTCCCCGGTACATCACGCGTGTGACCAACGCCCGCGGAGAGGTGCTGTACGACGCCGCCAATGATCCTCTGCGTCCCGTGCGGGTGTGGTCGCCCCAGGTGGCCTACCTGGGACTGAACATGATCGAGGGAGTGGTCAATGACCTGACCCCCGCACAGGGTGGTCTGGCCAGCCAGGCGAAGTTCGGCGACTGGCCGGTGGCCGGCAAGACCGGAACCAGCAATGGTCCCAAGGACTTCTGGTTCGTGGGCACCACGCCGCTGTACACGGGCGCGGTGTGGGTCGGCAAACAGAAGGGCGGCGAGATGCCGGTGAACTACTACTCCGGAGTGGTCAACGCTCCGATCTGGCGGCGGATGATGGAAATTGCTCATACCGGACGAAGCGTGACGCAGTTCACGCCTCCTCCTGGAATCGTATTTGATGATGCCCCGGACCCGGGCTACCTGCCAGGGGTCAAGATGGCCTTCCTGGACCCGCGCTACCGCGACGCCGCCGACACCGCCACCGAGGCGCAGGCACCAGCGCCCACGATCTACCGCGAGACCTCCTACACCCAGGTGAACACTGACCCCCGAACGGTGCTGATCAGTCTGGACCGCACCACCAACCGGCTGGCCACCGAGTTCACGCCGCCGCAGAACGTGGTCGAGCGGCGGATCTATGTGGAGGAGCTGCCGGCCTACGCCCCTGAGGAGGCGCCCAAGCCGCTGGCCGACGAGCAGCCGGACCCTGACGCCCTGAAAGCAGCGCGCAATGAGGGCGGCGCCCCCGAAGCAAAAACCACCCCCCTGAGCAACGAACCTGCGGATGCCCCGGCGCCACAGAGCAAACCCAGTACTCCCTGA
- a CDS encoding DUF503 domain-containing protein, whose product MALGYVGVLTVRVEMPWVGNLKEKRALVRPVVERLKARYPLTVARLDGLDAHDWEVIGVATLSNDYGWVEETLRMAADFIAREGQYRVVSESTEITVLGAEEEFED is encoded by the coding sequence GTGGCACTGGGGTATGTCGGAGTTTTGACGGTCCGGGTAGAAATGCCCTGGGTCGGAAACCTGAAAGAGAAACGGGCGCTGGTGCGTCCGGTGGTCGAGCGCCTCAAGGCCCGCTATCCGCTGACCGTGGCCCGCCTCGATGGTCTGGATGCCCATGACTGGGAAGTGATCGGCGTGGCGACCCTGTCCAACGATTACGGCTGGGTCGAAGAGACCCTGCGCATGGCTGCTGACTTTATTGCCCGTGAGGGACAGTACCGGGTCGTCAGCGAGTCCACGGAAATTACCGTTCTTGGCGCCGAAGAAGAGTTCGAAGACTAA
- a CDS encoding DUF1999 domain-containing protein, which produces MLYRTFGEADHAALQALDLRVQRHTDPSFDSLPEREREGRLHTSLPALKFYERSEHSFVAQDPQGTLQGFVFAQPVWQGDRPVVLMRTLTLSPDAPAGTAAGLMHAVVKSAYDTAVYELHYPLTPALLDAAQQEGANVIGQYAVQHLGSRNGTAPGQQLRLGGA; this is translated from the coding sequence ATGCTTTACCGCACTTTTGGAGAGGCTGACCACGCCGCGCTTCAGGCGCTGGACCTTCGGGTGCAGCGGCACACCGATCCATCCTTTGACAGTCTGCCCGAACGCGAGCGGGAGGGCAGACTGCACACCAGCCTGCCAGCGCTGAAATTCTATGAACGCAGCGAGCATTCGTTCGTGGCGCAGGACCCGCAGGGCACCCTGCAGGGCTTTGTGTTTGCTCAGCCTGTGTGGCAGGGCGACCGGCCAGTGGTGCTGATGCGGACCCTGACCCTCTCGCCGGATGCACCGGCCGGGACCGCTGCGGGGCTGATGCACGCCGTGGTCAAAAGCGCCTACGACACTGCCGTCTATGAGCTTCATTATCCGTTGACCCCAGCGCTGCTGGATGCTGCGCAGCAGGAGGGAGCCAACGTGATCGGTCAGTATGCGGTGCAGCATCTGGGGAGCCGGAACGGCACTGCGCCAGGACAGCAACTCAGGCTTGGGGGCGCATAA